GATAAAGTATGCCATTATCATGGAAAACAGAGGGACTAAGTTAACATACAGAGAGGTCTTGGCAGGACCTATCCTTTTTACTGATACCTGCTGAATCAGATATGCTATAACTGAAGCAAAGATCGACATATATATTAGACTGCTCCACCCCGTCCAAGTAGTACTAGGTAAGAAACTCATTGGATTTTCATATATTACCATTGGGATCAAAAGGATTACACAAAATAAAAATACATAAGAAGTAAGTTTTATAGGTGCTACACGTCCTACGATCCCTTTTAAAACTATAAAGTACAGGGAAAAAGAAAGGACAGCTAGGAGCATATAGATATCCCCTATATTAAAATTCATATTTTTAATTACATCGATAGAACCATTGGTAACTATCATAGCTACTCCTAAAAATGAGATAAGTATTCCCCCGACTGCTTTTTTAGGAAACTTTTCCTTTAAAAATAAAGACGCCATAATGGTAGTCATAATTGGATTCGTAGCTGCTATAAGAGATGTGTTCACACTGCTGGTATACTTTAACGCTGTAAAAAAGAATACATGGTAGCCTACCATACCAAGGAGGGATAGGAGTAGTATTCTGGGGATATCTGCTTTTTCCAGAGTTAAATCTTCTCCTTTTTTCCACATGATTAAAAATAAAACTACAGCTGCTATTAAAAATCTGAAAAATGTCAGAGAATATACCGGAAATTCCGCTATGGAAAATTTACCTGCTATAAAAGCTCCTGAAAAAAATAGAGTAGCAATGACCATTAAATTCTTATCTATCAACTCTTTCATCTTGTTTTTGTTTAAACTTATAACCTCGTTTTTCATCTCACTCCCCCTTGGATTTATTATAATTAGATATATTCTAGCAATAATAATTTTTTTTTACAATAGTCTTTAAAATTAATATAGTTGACTTACCAACTATATCGTGATATTATACTCGAATGAATAAAGTTGGTTAGCCAACTATTTTAGGAGGAGAGAGATGAAAAAACTACTAGGAAAAGAGATAAATGAATTGGCAAGAGATGTAAAAAAGTTTCTTCACTACCATTTAGACGGACATTCTTTAGGAGATGGACAGTTTGGAATATTATATGATGTTTTCCATAGTCCGGGAATCTCCCAGGAAAAACTGAGTAAAACAAGAAATGTAGATAAAACAACCATAGCCAAGGCTGTAAAAAAATTAATAAACAATGGATATATTCAGCGGGAAAAAGATAAGGTGGATAAAAGAGTTTACTGCCTTCTATGTACTGAAAAAGCCATTGAATTAATGCCGGAGATAGAAAGGGTTATAAAGTTAGAAAATGAAGTATTAACCGAAGATCTTTCTGAAGATGAAGTGAAAATTTTCAGAAAAATGATGGGAAAGATGACAAAGAGTATAGATAGGTATTTAAAGAGAATGGAGGAATAATTATGGATGCTTTAAGAAGATTGGAAACAGAGAAAATCTCAAAACTTTTAATGGAATTTTCTATTCCTGCCATAGTGGGAAGTCTTGTATTCGCTCTATATAATATTGTAGACAGGATCTTTATTGGAAAGGGAATAGGAGCATATGCTATGACAGGGCTCAGTATTACCTTTCCGATATTTACACTTTATATTGCTATAGGTATGCTTATCGGCCAGGGGGGAGGAAGTATTGTATCCTTGAGACTGGGGGAAGGAAAAAAAGATAAGGCTGACAAAGCCTTGGGTAATACAGTTACATTATTTACTGTGTCTAGTATCCTCCTTATGATCTTAGGCAGGATATTTTTAGATGACTTGCTTCTTTTGTTTGGAGCTACAGAAAATACCTTGGGTTATGCCAGAGATTATATGAGTATAATAAATTTACTTGTATTTTTTAATTTTATGGCAATGGGAATGAATAACCTTATGAGGTCAGAAGGCTGTTCTAAACTGGCTATGAAATATATGGTTGCAGGAGCGGTTATGAATATTGTTCTAGACCCTATTTTGATATTCTGGTTTGACATGGGGATAAAAGGGGCTGCCATAGCTACAGCATTTTCAAATGTTGCTGTGACAATAGCTGTGTTTTATCACTTTATATATAGTAAAAACAGTCATATAAAATTAAAAAAAGAAAACCTTATCTTAGATAGTGAAACTGTTAAAGAGATATTTAAAATAGGGGTATCTCCATTTACCCTGCAGGTTACTACAAGTTTAGTGGCAGTGGCGTGTAATAAAACTCTCCTTGCATATGGAGGAGATCTGGCAGTAGGAGCAATGGGGATCGTTAACAGTATATATATGTTTATGTCTATGATTATTTCTGGGATCAGGGCAGGCAGTCAGCCTATTATTGGTTATAATTATGGTGCCGGTAAATTTGATAGGGTAGTTGAAACACTAAAAATCTCTTTGGTGGGATCTATGCTTATAGCTGCATTTATTACCCTGCTTGCATTTTTTAGAGGAGATGTTTTAATCAATTTATTTAATGATGGAAATGAAGAGATCCTTCGTATAGGAGAAAGAGGATTAAAGATATGCCTGTCTATGGGAGTTCTTAATGCCTTCTATATAATAGGAGCAAATTATTTTCAGTCCATAGACCAGGCTGTAAAATCTGTTGTTTTAAACCTCATAAGACAGGTCGTGCTTTTTGTCCCACTATTTATAATTTTACCAAAATATTATGGGATTGATGGAATCTGGTTGATCTGGCCGATCAGTGATATTGTTGTATTTTTCTTTACAGGGTATTTTATAAGAAAAAATATTACAGAGCTGAAAGCGAGGCAGGTAGGGATAGTTTATTAATTTTCTAGAATTCTATTGATATAGTTGAATTGTATTGTATTTTACTAACGGATATGTTAATATTCTAGGACGGTATGAAGGGCCGTAATTTCCTAATCGATTTTGGAAGATGTTTGGGAATAAAAACATCTTCCTTTTTTATATTAGGAATATAATTAAGGAGTGTGGTAGTGTGGAAATGTTGAAGAGAGTAATTGATAGTCTCAATGGTTTTTTATGGGGGACTAATTTACTAGTTGTAATGTTGTTAGGTGTAGGGATCTACTTTACAGTAAAGACTAGGTTTGTGCAATTTAGGTTGTTTAAACACATGGTTAAACTGTTGGTAGACAAAAGTGAAAAAACTACAGGAGGAATTTCATCCTTTCAGGCTTTTTGTATAAGTACAGCCTCTAGGGTAGGAACGGGAAATTTAGCAGGAGTAGTGGCGGCGATCTCCGTAGGAGGGCCGGGAGCTATATTCTGGATGTGGATAGTTGGGATGCTAGGAGCTTCTACAGGTTTTGCAGAGGCAACTTTAGCTCAGCTATATAGAACAAGGAAAAAAAATGGAGATTTAACAGGGGGATCAGCATACTATGTTGAAAAAGCCTTAGGAAACAGAAAATTTGGGATATTGTTTGTGTTAGCTGCAATTTTTTGTTTTTCAGGAGTGAGTGCAATTACAGCTAATTCTGTGACCGTATCTTTTAACAATGCTTTTGGAATAGATAAAACTGTCATGAGTTTTTTACTGATAGTATTTACTGGGATACTTACCTTTGGTAAAGCCAGTAAAATTCCTAAGATTTTGGAAAAATTGGTACCTATAATGGCTGCAATCTATCTATTATTGGTATTTGTGATAATGTTTAAAAATATAGAGATTATACCTAGAGTTTTAGGAGAGATTGTAAAAGGAGCTTTTGGCTTTAAACAAGCTGTCGGTGGAGGAATAGGTGCAATAGTTATGGCTGGTGTAAAGAGGGGATTATTCTCCAATGAGGCAGGGCTTGGAACAGCTACAGCAGTAGCGGCTACAGCAGAGGTAAGTCACCCGGTAAAGCAGGGATTGACCCAGGGCTTAGGGGTTTTTGTGGATACCTTGGTAATCTGTACTTCTACAGCTATGATCATGCTATTAGCTGACAAGGGAGCTGTAGAGGGTTTAACTGGAATGGAGCTTTTACAGGGAGCTATGAATTATCACTTTGGAGCTTTTGGGGTAAATTTTATAGCCTTAATCTTATTTTTATTCTCATTTAGTACGATTTTGGGGATTGGATATTATGCTCAGACAAATTTGAACTATATCAGTGATAAAAACTATCTGAAGACAGGGTATAAAGTTTTAGTTTTAATAATGATCTTATTTGGAGGAGTAAGCCAAAGTGCTATAGTATGGTCTTTAGCTGATTTAGGATTAGGGTTTATGGGTGTTATTAACTTAACCGCTTTATTTATCTTGAGAAAACAATGTTTGGAATCTTTAGAAGATTATGATCTAAATGTATTATCTAAGAAAAAATGGGTAGTGAACTAAAAGGTCGCGGCGACACTTTTAAAGGCAGAGAAATTTTCTCTGCCTTTTTTATATCTGGAAAATCAAAAAAATTATTGAAAAAAATAAAAGTTGTATGAAAATTTTGATAATGATTAATTGAATGTAACGTCACTTTGTATCATTATAAATATAACAAATAAAGGATGATATAATTTAATTATATCATCCCTTATTTATTATAAATTTTGAAGAAGGTTAATAAGTGTTTCTCTAAATTCTGCATCATTGTTGGCTTTTCTTTTTTTAGGACCCTTGGTTCTTCCCCCAGAAGCTCTGACCTTTGCACTCATATGCCTAGAGAACATCAATGAATCTATATTGAATTTATTGTAGATAAACCCATTGGGATGGATAACACTATGAGTTTTTTCTAAGATAATAGTGGCTAACCCATAATCCTGAGTAACAACTATATCTTCTTTTGTGGAAATTCTCATAATTTCGAGGTCTACAGAATCATCTCCTTTTTCAACTTGGATAACTTTAAAGTCACCTTTTAATTCATGAGCTGTATCTACGACCATGATTAATTCTAAATTATATTTTTTAGATAACTCTATACATATGGATTTTACGCCTTTTGGACAGGCATCAGCATCTATTACTATTCTCAATTTTTTTCCTCCTACATCAATATTATCTATCTAAATAATATCATATTATAGAAAATAGTCAAAAGGCTGGTAAAATGTCACTTACTTTATCATCACTTATTAACTATAAGATTGAAATTATATAGATATCAATCTTATTTTTATTTTTGAATTATAGATATATAGAAAAAGTTATTTTGAGATAAGGGAAGTTTAGTTTTAAATTTTGTCGGAAGTTTTTGATTGTAGATCTCGTATGAAAACAGATAAATTTTAACAGGGAAAAAAAGTATGACTATTTTTTCTGTTAAAAATTAACCACATAAAAGTTAAAAATTTCTCATACTTTGATCGTTGTAGTTTATCTGAAATATAGTTCAAAAAATGAATGAAAAATAAAAAAAATTTTTTAAAAATGTTTTTGTGTTTCGATTATGTCCAATAATTTTAGTTGTTGTATCTAATGTTCGGATTTGATATAAAATTCACATAGCTATTAAGTGGGTTACGGAGAATTGTTAGAAGAGTCATTTGACATAAAAAAAAGGAGTTGCTATACTCAACCCATGAGAAAAAAATAACTAACTCGGAGGATTTTTATGAAGATAACAAACGTAAAAGAATTACAAGATTATTTAAAAATTATGAAGAAAGCTCAAGAGGAATTTGCTACATTTTCACAAGAAAAAGTAGATTTTATATTTAGAGAAGCTGCACTAGCTGCAAATAGAGCAAGAATAGAGTTATCTAAGTTAGCAGTAGAAGAAACTAGAATGGGAATAGTTGAAGATAAAGTAATAAAAAATCACTTTGCTTCAGAAATTATATATAATAAATACAAAGATACAAAAACTTGCGGCGTAATGGAAAAAAATGACGCATTTGGAATTGAAAAAATAGCTGAGCCTATCGGAATTGTAGGAGCAATAATACCAACTACTAACCCTACATCTACAGCGATATTTAAGGCATTAATATCTTTAAAAACTAGAAATGCTATCATATTCTCACCACATCCAAGAGCATTAAAATGCACTGGAAGAGCTGCTGAGATAATCATGGAAGCTGCAGTAAAAGCTGGAGCCCCTGAAGGAATAGTAGGATGGATCACTAAGCCATCTATGGAGTTATCTACTACATTGATGCAAAGTGTAAACATAATATTAGCTACAGGTGGGCCAGGAATGGTTAAAGCTGCTTATTCTTCTGGAGTACCTGCAATCGGAGTAGGAGCTGGAAACACTCCTGTAGTTATCGATGAAAGTGCTCATATCAAGATGGCTGTAAACTCAATATTAATGTCTAAGACATTTGATAATGGAGTTATCTGTGCATCTGAGCAAGCAGTATTAGCACCTGCTTCAATTTATGAAACAGTTAAAAAAGAATTTGCTGATAGAGGAGCATACTTCTTAAAAGGAGATGAATTAGATAAAGTAAGAAAGACTATCGTTATAGATGGACATTTAAATGCAGATATCGTAGGTCAAAGTGCTTATACAATCGCTAAATTAGCAGGAGTAGATGTAGACCCTAAGACAAAAGTTATTATTGGTGAAGTTGAGTCTACGGAATTATCTGAACCATTCTCACATGAAAAATTATCTCCAGTATTAGCTTTCTATAAGACAACTGGATTTGAAGAATCTTTAGAAAAAGCAGATAGATTAATTCAATTAGGTGGAATGGGACATACTTCTATTCTGTATGCTAATGAATTAGAATCTGTAGATAAGATCAATAAATTTAGTAAAACTATGAAAACAGGTAGAACTCTTATAAATATGCCGGCTGCTCAAGGTGCCGTAGGAGATTTATTTAACTTTAAATTAGCTCCTTCATTAACACTTGGTTGCGGATCATGGGGAGGAAATGCAGTTTCTGAAAACGTAGGAGTAAAACATCTTTTAAACATAAAAACTGTTGCAAAAAGGAGAGAAAACATGCTTTGGTTTAGAATTCCAGAAAAAGTATATTTCAAATTTGGTTCATTACCTGTAGCTTTAGAAGAATTAAAAGGAACTAAGAAAAAAGTAGTAATAGTTACTGACTCGGTACTAGCTTCATTAGGTTATACAAACCATATCACAGATGTTTTAGATGAAATCGGTGTAGATTATAGAATATTCTCTGATGTACAAGCTGACCCTACATTAGCTACAGTAAGAAAAGGTGCAGAAATGATGAAATCATACCAACCAGATGCTATCTTAGCGTTAGGTGGAGGATCACCAATGGACGCGGCTAAGATCATGTGGGTTATGTATGAGCATCCAGAAGTAGTATTTGAAGATCTTGCGATGACATTTATGGACATCAGAAAAAGAATCG
This sequence is a window from Psychrilyobacter atlanticus DSM 19335. Protein-coding genes within it:
- a CDS encoding DMT family transporter codes for the protein MKNEVISLNKNKMKELIDKNLMVIATLFFSGAFIAGKFSIAEFPVYSLTFFRFLIAAVVLFLIMWKKGEDLTLEKADIPRILLLSLLGMVGYHVFFFTALKYTSSVNTSLIAATNPIMTTIMASLFLKEKFPKKAVGGILISFLGVAMIVTNGSIDVIKNMNFNIGDIYMLLAVLSFSLYFIVLKGIVGRVAPIKLTSYVFLFCVILLIPMVIYENPMSFLPSTTWTGWSSLIYMSIFASVIAYLIQQVSVKRIGPAKTSLYVNLVPLFSMIMAYFILGEIITLPKVLAGFMIISGVIITLKSKK
- a CDS encoding YaiI/YqxD family protein, translated to MRIVIDADACPKGVKSICIELSKKYNLELIMVVDTAHELKGDFKVIQVEKGDDSVDLEIMRISTKEDIVVTQDYGLATIILEKTHSVIHPNGFIYNKFNIDSLMFSRHMSAKVRASGGRTKGPKKRKANNDAEFRETLINLLQNL
- a CDS encoding amino acid carrier protein — encoded protein: MLKRVIDSLNGFLWGTNLLVVMLLGVGIYFTVKTRFVQFRLFKHMVKLLVDKSEKTTGGISSFQAFCISTASRVGTGNLAGVVAAISVGGPGAIFWMWIVGMLGASTGFAEATLAQLYRTRKKNGDLTGGSAYYVEKALGNRKFGILFVLAAIFCFSGVSAITANSVTVSFNNAFGIDKTVMSFLLIVFTGILTFGKASKIPKILEKLVPIMAAIYLLLVFVIMFKNIEIIPRVLGEIVKGAFGFKQAVGGGIGAIVMAGVKRGLFSNEAGLGTATAVAATAEVSHPVKQGLTQGLGVFVDTLVICTSTAMIMLLADKGAVEGLTGMELLQGAMNYHFGAFGVNFIALILFLFSFSTILGIGYYAQTNLNYISDKNYLKTGYKVLVLIMILFGGVSQSAIVWSLADLGLGFMGVINLTALFILRKQCLESLEDYDLNVLSKKKWVVN
- the adhE gene encoding bifunctional acetaldehyde-CoA/alcohol dehydrogenase; the encoded protein is MKITNVKELQDYLKIMKKAQEEFATFSQEKVDFIFREAALAANRARIELSKLAVEETRMGIVEDKVIKNHFASEIIYNKYKDTKTCGVMEKNDAFGIEKIAEPIGIVGAIIPTTNPTSTAIFKALISLKTRNAIIFSPHPRALKCTGRAAEIIMEAAVKAGAPEGIVGWITKPSMELSTTLMQSVNIILATGGPGMVKAAYSSGVPAIGVGAGNTPVVIDESAHIKMAVNSILMSKTFDNGVICASEQAVLAPASIYETVKKEFADRGAYFLKGDELDKVRKTIVIDGHLNADIVGQSAYTIAKLAGVDVDPKTKVIIGEVESTELSEPFSHEKLSPVLAFYKTTGFEESLEKADRLIQLGGMGHTSILYANELESVDKINKFSKTMKTGRTLINMPAAQGAVGDLFNFKLAPSLTLGCGSWGGNAVSENVGVKHLLNIKTVAKRRENMLWFRIPEKVYFKFGSLPVALEELKGTKKKVVIVTDSVLASLGYTNHITDVLDEIGVDYRIFSDVQADPTLATVRKGAEMMKSYQPDAILALGGGSPMDAAKIMWVMYEHPEVVFEDLAMTFMDIRKRIVKFPKMGKKADFWAIATSAGTGSEVTPFAVITDEKTGTKYPLADYELTPNVAVVDPQLMLTMPASLTAASGYDVLTHALEAYASVLASDYTNPLALEATRLVFKYLPQSVDGGATALKAKEKMANASCMAGMAFSNAFLGVCHSMAHKLGAAFHIPHGTANALLMEEVIRFNATDRPLKMAGFAQYKYPNAKERYAKVADFLGLCKGNETPEEKVKLLRKHCVELREKVGLKHTIADYGVTETEFLGKLDQMVEEAFDDQCTGANPRYPLMKELKEMYLRAYYGAEKYISMQKAETTKKTKEVKEKKN
- a CDS encoding MarR family winged helix-turn-helix transcriptional regulator, encoding MKKLLGKEINELARDVKKFLHYHLDGHSLGDGQFGILYDVFHSPGISQEKLSKTRNVDKTTIAKAVKKLINNGYIQREKDKVDKRVYCLLCTEKAIELMPEIERVIKLENEVLTEDLSEDEVKIFRKMMGKMTKSIDRYLKRMEE
- a CDS encoding MATE family efflux transporter, with amino-acid sequence MDALRRLETEKISKLLMEFSIPAIVGSLVFALYNIVDRIFIGKGIGAYAMTGLSITFPIFTLYIAIGMLIGQGGGSIVSLRLGEGKKDKADKALGNTVTLFTVSSILLMILGRIFLDDLLLLFGATENTLGYARDYMSIINLLVFFNFMAMGMNNLMRSEGCSKLAMKYMVAGAVMNIVLDPILIFWFDMGIKGAAIATAFSNVAVTIAVFYHFIYSKNSHIKLKKENLILDSETVKEIFKIGVSPFTLQVTTSLVAVACNKTLLAYGGDLAVGAMGIVNSIYMFMSMIISGIRAGSQPIIGYNYGAGKFDRVVETLKISLVGSMLIAAFITLLAFFRGDVLINLFNDGNEEILRIGERGLKICLSMGVLNAFYIIGANYFQSIDQAVKSVVLNLIRQVVLFVPLFIILPKYYGIDGIWLIWPISDIVVFFFTGYFIRKNITELKARQVGIVY